One genomic window of Serinus canaria isolate serCan28SL12 chromosome 4, serCan2020, whole genome shotgun sequence includes the following:
- the SLC10A4 gene encoding sodium/bile acid cotransporter 4 gives MASSAQPPAAAGGGGPDGGSLAGGGETFGDRSLSQGLSVLVGLGLCVTMLGLGCAVELGQLGQQLRRPVGLLLALLGQFVAMPLLAFLLALIFALDEVAAVAVLLCGCCPGGNLSNLMSVLVDGDMNLSIIMTASSTLLALFLMPLCLWIYSRHWINTAVVQLLPLGAVSLTLGSTLLPIGLGVLIRYRHPRAADLLVKISLWSLLVTLVVLFILTGTMLGPDLLAQIPASVYAIAVLMPLAGYALGYGLATVFKMPPHCRRTVSLETGCQNVQLCTAILKLTFSPELIGSMYMFPLLYALFQSAEAGLFVLAYKMYGKDSYKQDTLGEEEDTDISYKKLKEEEVPDTSYGTVTTEEHNSIQMEPTQTAL, from the exons ATGGCCAGCTCCGCGCAgcccccggcggcggcggggggcggcggcccCGACGGCGGGTCCCTGGCGGGGGGCGGCGAGACCTTCGGGGACCGCTCCCTCAGCCAGGGCTTGAGCgtgctggtggggctggggctctgcgTGAccatgctggggctgggctgcgcCGTGGAGttggggcagctggggcagcagctccggCGGCCCGTAGGGCTGCTGCTGGCGCTGCTGGGACAATTCGTGGCCATGCCACTGCTGGCCTTCCTCCTGGCCCTCATCTTCGCCCTGGACGAGGTGGCGGCCGTGGCTGTACTGCTGTGCGGCTGCTGCCCCGGGGGCAACCTCTCCAACCTCATGTCAGTGCTCGTCGACGGGGATATGAATCTGAG CATTATCATGACGGCCTCCTCCACGCTGCTGGCCCTCTTCCTGATGCCCCTCTGCCTCTGGATCTATAGCCGCCACTGGATCAACACGGCCgtggtgcagctgctgcccctgggggCAGTAAGCCTGACGCTGGGCAGCACCCTGCTGCCCATCGGCCTGGGGGTGCTCATCCGCTACCGGCACCCCCGCGCCGCCGACCTCCTGGTCAAG ATTTCCCTGTGGTCCCTCTTGGTGACTCTGGTGGTCCTGTTCATCCTGACTGGGACCATGCTGGGCCCAGACCTGTTGGCACAGATTCCTGCATCTGTCTACGCCATTGCAGTGCTGATGCCTCTGGCCGGGTACGCCTTGGGATACGGCTTAGCCACCGTCTTTAAAATGCCCCCACACTGCAGGAGAACAGTATCTTTGGAAACAGGGTGCCAAAATGTCCAGCTCTGCACCGCCATCCTAAAACTCACCTTCTCCCCAGAGCTCATAGGGAGCATGTACATGTTTCCCTTGCTCTATGCGCTTTTTCAGTCAGCAGAAGCGGGACTGTTTGTGCTGGCATACAAGATGTATGGAAAAGACAGCTACAAGCAAGATACACTTGGTGAAGAGGAGGACACAGATATTTCCTACAAGAAGCTGAAGGAAGAGGAGGTGCCTGATACTTCATATGGCACAGTGACCACAGAGGAGCACAACTCCATTCAGATGGAGCCGACTCAGACGGCGCTTTAG
- the LOC127059490 gene encoding uncharacterized protein LOC127059490, protein MCHPGGRRCLHPSPAPLGSPGAADAACLLRAPPARPQTHAGPPPAWAVSRCRLDGGHRRPPAPPGPGGGKRRRRRVRGRIPLSGATPGSLFWSQQGPALPAEDLRYRRIDFGVGITKSLISISAPRSSRLGSCVLCLGLWEVASPSRKSRSASLPSMPADLWSCAGCLQRKRGLSRIVLEDGKLSVSTLRQCAAKDAGTKYCWESNVQGNEAGEEPGAQVQVVVF, encoded by the exons ATGTGTCACCCCGGCGGGCGGCGGTGCCTGCATCCCTCCCCGGCTCCGCTCGGATCTCCGGGCGCTGCTGATGCTGCCTGTCTGCTGCGGGCGCCGCCCGCGCGTCCCCAGACCCATGCGGGGCCACCCCCGGCGTGGGCGGTGTCTCGCTGCCGCCTCGACGGCGGTCATCGCCGGCCGCCAGCGCCGCCCGGGCCCGGCGGAGGGAAGCGCAGGCGGCGGCGGGTTCGCGGCCGCATCCCTCTCTCCGGTGCGACCCCCGGCAGCCTCTtctggagccagcagggcccGGCCCTTCCAGCGGAGGACCTGAGGTATCGCAGGATTGACTTTGGCGTCGGCATTACAAAAAG CTTGATATCCATTTCAGCTCCCCGCTCCTCCCGCCTTGGCTCCTGCGTGCTGTGCCTGGGTCTGTGGGAAGTGGCGTCACCCTCCCGTAAGTCACGCTCTGCCTCTCTGCCGTCCATGCCAGCTGATTTGTGGAGCTGTGCCGGGTGTTTGCAGAGGAAGAGAGGCCTCTCAAGGATAGTCCTGGAGGATGGAAAGCTTTCAGTCAGCACCTTAAGGCAGTGTGCTGCTAAAGATGCTGGGACAAAATACTGCTGGGAAAGCAATGTTCAG ggcaatgaagctggtgaagaGCCTGGAGCACAAGTTCAAGTTGTTGTGTTCTAG